One stretch of Equus przewalskii isolate Varuska chromosome 9, EquPr2, whole genome shotgun sequence DNA includes these proteins:
- the TAAR1 gene encoding trace amine-associated receptor 1 → MMSFCHSIINISCVKSSWSNDVRASLYSLMVLIILTTLVGNLIVIISISHFKQLHTPTNWLIHSMATVDFLLACLVMPYSMVRSVEHCWYFGEVFCKIHTSTDIMLSSASILHLSFISIDRYYAVCDPLRYKARIGVLVIFMMISISWSIPALFAFGMIFLELNFKGVEELYYKHVHCMGHCAVFFSKTSGVLAFMISFYIPGFIMLCVYYRIYFIAKGHARSINDANKNPQIGLEEKNGISRSKEGKAAKTLGIVMGVFLICWCPFFVCTVMDPFLNYAIPHSLNDALIWFGYLNSTFNPMIYAFFYPWFRRALKMILFGKIFQKDSSRCKLFLESNP, encoded by the coding sequence ATGATGTCCTTTTGCCACAGTATAATTAATATTTCCTGTGTGAAAAGCAGCTGGTCAAATGACGTCCGCGCTTCCCTCTACAGTTTAATGGTGCTCATAATTCTAACCACGCTGGTTGGCAATCTGATAGTTATTATTTCCATATCACACTTCAAGCAACTTCATACCCCAACAAATTGGCTCATTCATTCCATGGCCACTGTGGACTTCCTTCTGGCGTGCCTGGTCATGCCTTATAGCATGGTGAGATCTGTTGAGCATTGCTGGTATTTTGGAGAAGTCTTCTGTAAAATTCACACCAGCACTGATATTATGCTGAGCTCAGCATCCATTTTGCACTTGTCCTTCATTTCCATTGACCGCTACTATGCTGTGTGTGACCCACTGAGATACAAAGCCAGGATCGGTGTCTTGGTTATTTTCATGATGATCTCTATTAGTTGGAGCATCCCTGCTCTTTTTGCATTTGGAATGATATTTCTGGAGCTAAACTTCAAAGGAGTTGAAGAGTTGTATTACAAACATGTTCACTGCATGGGGCATTGCGCAGTCTTCTTTAGCAAAACATCTGGGGTCCTCGCCTTTATGATTTCTTTCTATATACCTGGGTTTATAATGTTGTGTGTCTATTATAGAATATATTTCATAGCTAAAGGGCATGCAAGATCAATTAATGATGCAAACAAGAACCCTCAAATTGGattggaagagaaaaatggaatttcaCGAAGCAAAGAAGGGAAAGCTGCAAAGACTTTAGGGATCGTGATGGGAGTTTTCCTAATCTGCTGGTGTCCTTTCTTTGTCTGCACGGTCATGGATCCTTTCTTGAACTATGCTATCCCACACAGCTTGAATGATGCATTGATTTGGTTTGGCTACTTGAACTCTACTTTCAATCCAATGATTTATGCATTTTTCTATCCCTGGTTCAGAAGAGCACTGAAGATGATTCTATTTGgcaaaatcttccaaaaagatTCATCTAGgtgtaaattatttttagaatcaaATCCATAG